In one window of Campylobacter hepaticus DNA:
- the infB gene encoding translation initiation factor IF-2: protein MAKIRIHEIAKELGYDSKEIIEKANELGLEIKTASNAVEPEIAAAIYEYIQTREIPEAFKKNIKNNTAKKNKKGELKEAVHFNTPEETSMIKKEEKPKQELLKEEIQVKKRDNFKRQENTDNKPQSLASATLAKRRGLVIVKKKKDIDESGLKKEENKNLKDIVVNNEERLSLKTMFSNADENLKKKKQEKKPFIATKKESTQKMNFLDEHDFGDISLDDENEVVLPDFSTKEQEKPQNLMKTQPNFLRQAVGNSAGFGNEGGIQRRSRKKPPKKVEKKEVEQVSSVFIPKEIRVYEFADKIGKSTSEIISKLFMLGMMTTKNDFLDEDAIEILAAEFGIEINIINEAAEFDYVKDYEKENDEKDLVARAPVITIMGHVDHGKTSLLDYIRKSRIASGEAGGITQHVGAYMVEKNGRKITFIDTPGHEAFTAMRARGASITDIVIIVVAADDGVKPQTKEAIDHAKAAGVPIIIAINKMDKEGANADMVKIQLAEMEIMPVEWGGTYEFVGVSAKTGMGVEDLLEIVLLQADILELKANPKSFAKASVIESSIQKGRGAVATVIVQNGTLSVGNTVVAGEAYGKVRAMSDDQGKVLKEIKPGECGVIVGLSEVADAGEILIAVKTDKEAREYANKRHEYNRQKELSKSTKVSIDELGAKIKEGNLKALPLILKADVQGSLEALKSSLEKLRNDEIKVNIIHSGVGGITQSDIELASASENSIVLGFNIRPTGEIKERAKDKGVEIKTYNVIYNLLDDVKALLGGMMSPIISEEQLGQAQIRQVINVPKIGQIAGCMVTEGVINRGAKIRLIRDGVVIYEGNVSSLKRFKDDAKEVAKGYECGVGIEGCDDMRVGDYIESYKQIQEQASL, encoded by the coding sequence ATGGCAAAAATTAGGATTCATGAAATTGCAAAAGAATTAGGTTATGATAGTAAAGAGATTATTGAAAAAGCGAATGAATTAGGGCTTGAAATAAAAACAGCTTCAAATGCTGTAGAACCAGAAATTGCAGCTGCTATTTATGAATATATACAAACAAGAGAAATTCCAGAAGCATTTAAAAAAAATATCAAAAATAATACAGCTAAAAAAAATAAAAAAGGGGAATTAAAAGAAGCGGTTCATTTTAATACACCTGAAGAAACTTCAATGATTAAAAAAGAAGAAAAACCTAAGCAAGAATTATTAAAAGAAGAAATACAAGTTAAAAAAAGGGATAATTTTAAAAGACAAGAAAATACAGATAATAAACCCCAAAGTCTTGCTAGTGCTACTTTGGCTAAAAGACGTGGTCTTGTTATTGTTAAAAAGAAAAAAGATATAGATGAAAGCGGTTTGAAAAAAGAAGAAAATAAAAATTTAAAGGATATTGTTGTTAATAATGAGGAGCGTTTAAGTTTAAAAACGATGTTTTCAAATGCTGATGAGAATTTAAAGAAAAAGAAACAAGAAAAAAAACCTTTCATTGCAACTAAAAAAGAAAGTACTCAAAAAATGAATTTTTTGGATGAGCATGATTTTGGAGATATTTCTTTAGATGATGAGAATGAAGTGGTTTTACCTGATTTTAGTACTAAAGAACAAGAAAAACCTCAAAATCTTATGAAAACGCAGCCTAATTTTTTACGTCAAGCTGTAGGTAATTCTGCTGGATTTGGTAATGAAGGGGGAATTCAAAGAAGAAGTCGTAAGAAGCCTCCTAAAAAAGTTGAAAAAAAAGAAGTTGAACAAGTAAGCAGTGTTTTTATCCCTAAAGAAATTCGTGTATATGAATTTGCAGATAAAATTGGTAAAAGCACAAGTGAGATAATTTCAAAACTTTTTATGCTTGGAATGATGACAACAAAAAATGATTTTCTAGATGAAGATGCTATTGAAATTTTAGCAGCTGAGTTTGGTATAGAAATTAATATTATTAATGAGGCAGCTGAGTTTGATTATGTAAAAGATTATGAAAAAGAAAATGATGAAAAAGATTTAGTTGCTAGAGCGCCTGTAATTACTATTATGGGGCATGTTGATCATGGAAAAACTTCTTTATTAGATTATATTAGAAAGTCACGTATTGCAAGTGGTGAAGCAGGTGGAATTACTCAGCATGTAGGTGCTTATATGGTAGAAAAAAATGGACGTAAAATTACTTTTATTGATACCCCAGGTCATGAAGCTTTTACAGCTATGCGTGCAAGAGGAGCAAGTATAACAGATATTGTTATTATTGTTGTAGCTGCTGATGATGGAGTAAAACCACAAACTAAAGAGGCAATTGATCATGCAAAAGCAGCGGGTGTACCTATTATTATTGCTATTAATAAAATGGATAAAGAAGGTGCTAATGCTGATATGGTTAAAATCCAACTTGCAGAGATGGAAATTATGCCAGTAGAATGGGGTGGTACTTATGAATTTGTTGGTGTTTCGGCAAAAACAGGAATGGGTGTTGAAGATTTGCTTGAAATTGTTCTTTTGCAAGCTGATATTTTAGAACTTAAGGCTAATCCAAAAAGTTTTGCTAAGGCTAGTGTTATTGAAAGTTCTATACAAAAAGGACGTGGTGCAGTAGCAACAGTTATTGTGCAAAATGGAACTCTTAGTGTCGGAAATACTGTTGTTGCAGGAGAGGCTTATGGAAAAGTGCGTGCTATGAGTGATGATCAAGGTAAGGTTTTAAAAGAAATTAAACCAGGAGAATGTGGGGTTATTGTAGGGCTTAGTGAAGTTGCGGATGCAGGAGAAATTTTAATTGCTGTAAAAACTGATAAAGAAGCAAGAGAATACGCTAATAAACGTCATGAATATAATCGTCAAAAAGAACTTAGCAAATCTACTAAAGTAAGTATAGATGAGCTTGGAGCTAAGATAAAAGAAGGCAATTTAAAAGCCTTGCCACTTATTTTAAAAGCTGATGTGCAAGGGTCTTTAGAAGCTTTAAAATCAAGTTTAGAAAAATTAAGAAATGATGAAATTAAAGTTAATATTATTCATAGTGGAGTAGGAGGTATTACTCAAAGTGATATTGAACTTGCAAGTGCGAGTGAAAATTCTATTGTATTAGGTTTTAATATACGTCCTACTGGTGAAATTAAAGAGCGCGCTAAAGATAAAGGGGTTGAAATTAAAACTTATAATGTAATTTATAATCTCTTAGATGATGTAAAAGCTTTACTTGGTGGGATGATGAGTCCTATTATTTCAGAAGAACAACTTGGACAAGCTCAAATAAGACAAGTAATTAATGTGCCAAAAATTGGGCAAATTGCAGGTTGTATGGTGACTGAAGGTGTTATTAATCGTGGAGCTAAGATTCGTCTTATTCGTGATGGAGTAGTTATTTATGAAGGTAATGTAAGTTCTTTAAAACGTTTTAAAGATGATGCTAAAGAAGTTGCAAAAGGTTATGAATGTGGTGTAGGTATAGAAGGATGTGATGATATGAGAGTGGGTGATTATATAGAAAGTTATAAACAAATACAAGAGCAAGCAAGTCTATGA
- a CDS encoding YlxR family protein, whose translation MKKHIPIRMCIVCKNRFEQNALFRFKVVLGNITTKIECGRSAYLCQNCIEKDNKILQKAFSKMYKNLNTKITQQGLKEIFLNGKN comes from the coding sequence TTGAAAAAACATATACCAATTAGAATGTGCATAGTGTGTAAAAATCGTTTTGAACAAAATGCATTATTTAGATTTAAAGTTGTTTTAGGAAATATTACAACTAAGATAGAATGTGGAAGAAGTGCTTATTTGTGTCAAAATTGTATTGAAAAAGACAATAAAATTTTACAAAAAGCATTTTCTAAAATGTATAAAAATTTAAATACTAAAATCACCCAGCAAGGACTTAAGGAGATATTTTTAAATGGCAAAAATTAG
- the thrB gene encoding homoserine kinase: MKILIPATSANLGPGFDCLGLSLQLFNEVQIEKSSVLSISITGEGSDIIFLKKNNIFINIFYEIYEKLSGKKENFRFIFQNNIPLSRGLGSSSAVIVGAIASAYCMSGFKVEKERILDEALKYETHPDNIAPASLGGFVCSLVENNKVYSIKKEIDKDLAAIIVIPNLAMNTEQSRQALAKNLSFNDAVFNLSHASFLTACFLEKKYEFLKFASQDKLHQINRMKNLPELFMVQKFALENKALMSTLSGSGSSFFSLAYKDDAKDLFLKMQKQFKDFCVRYLEFDNNGFEIC; this comes from the coding sequence TTGAAAATTTTAATTCCTGCTACAAGTGCAAATTTAGGACCAGGTTTTGATTGTTTAGGGCTTAGTTTACAACTTTTTAATGAAGTGCAAATTGAAAAATCAAGTGTTTTAAGTATTAGTATTACAGGAGAGGGTAGTGATATTATTTTTTTAAAAAAAAATAATATTTTTATTAATATTTTTTATGAAATTTATGAAAAATTAAGTGGTAAAAAAGAAAATTTTCGTTTTATTTTTCAAAATAATATCCCTTTATCTCGAGGTTTAGGTAGTTCTTCTGCAGTTATTGTAGGAGCAATTGCTAGCGCTTATTGTATGAGCGGGTTTAAAGTTGAAAAAGAGCGTATTTTAGATGAGGCTTTAAAATATGAAACTCATCCAGATAATATTGCTCCAGCAAGTCTTGGCGGTTTTGTGTGTTCTTTAGTGGAAAATAATAAAGTTTATAGCATTAAAAAAGAGATTGATAAAGATTTAGCAGCTATCATCGTAATCCCAAATTTAGCAATGAATACAGAACAATCACGTCAAGCTTTAGCAAAAAATTTAAGTTTTAATGATGCGGTTTTTAACCTTTCTCATGCTTCTTTTTTAACTGCTTGTTTTTTGGAAAAAAAATATGAATTTTTAAAATTTGCAAGTCAAGATAAATTGCATCAAATAAATCGTATGAAAAATTTACCCGAGCTTTTTATGGTTCAAAAATTTGCTTTAGAAAACAAAGCTTTAATGAGTACGCTTTCAGGTTCAGGTTCGAGTTTTTTTTCTTTAGCTTATAAAGATGATGCAAAAGATTTATTTTTAAAAATGCAAAAGCAATTTAAAGATTTTTGTGTACGATATTTGGAATTTGATAATAATGGCTTTGAAATTTGCTAA
- a CDS encoding glycoprotease, producing the protein MIGIYQDDKLIKTYISDEKISIFLPKILDKLMQKYDFTDLIYANGPGSYMGIKISYVSLKTLSIIKNIPLFAISAFELNNYGPISANKNFCFVYKQDQIILEQNTPAKFFLPKNLQDLKLNNDNLPFYFLNAI; encoded by the coding sequence ATGATAGGAATTTATCAAGATGATAAATTAATAAAAACTTATATAAGTGATGAAAAAATAAGTATTTTTTTACCAAAAATTTTAGATAAATTGATGCAAAAATATGATTTTACAGATTTAATTTATGCTAATGGACCAGGTTCTTATATGGGTATTAAAATTTCTTATGTTAGCTTAAAAACTTTAAGTATAATCAAAAATATCCCTTTATTTGCAATTAGTGCTTTTGAACTCAATAATTATGGTCCTATTAGTGCTAATAAAAATTTTTGTTTTGTGTATAAACAAGATCAAATTATTTTAGAACAAAATACCCCAGCAAAGTTTTTTTTACCTAAAAATTTACAAGATCTTAAACTAAATAATGATAATCTTCCTTTTTATTTTTTAAATGCAATTTAG
- the lpxC gene encoding UDP-3-O-acyl-N-acetylglucosamine deacetylase, producing the protein MKQLTLAKTVKGVGIGLHKGEPIEIILEPLESDSGIVFFRSDLNLSYKASPENVINTQMATVLGDERGFISTIEHLMSAINAYGIDNIRIVLNANEAPVMDGSSISFCMMLDEAGVKELDAPKKIMVIKKNIEIRDGNKFVRLMPSKNPCINYTIKFDNAVIGEQHYTFEFSKKNYIENIARARTFGFLKDVQALRSMNLGLGGSLENTIVVDENRILNPEGLRFKDEFVRHKILDAIGDLTLLGYRVFGDYVSFAGSHHLNHLLTKELLKDKDAYEIVSLEKSNEKAYEKVFA; encoded by the coding sequence ATGAAACAATTAACTTTAGCAAAAACTGTAAAAGGTGTGGGTATAGGACTTCATAAAGGCGAACCTATAGAGATTATTTTAGAGCCTTTGGAATCTGATAGTGGTATAGTTTTTTTTAGGAGTGATTTAAATCTTAGTTATAAGGCAAGTCCTGAAAATGTTATTAATACACAAATGGCAACAGTTTTAGGCGATGAAAGAGGTTTTATTTCTACTATAGAACATTTAATGAGTGCAATTAATGCTTATGGAATTGATAATATTCGTATTGTTTTAAATGCTAATGAGGCTCCTGTAATGGATGGTTCAAGCATTAGTTTTTGTATGATGCTTGATGAAGCAGGGGTTAAAGAACTTGATGCGCCTAAAAAAATTATGGTAATTAAAAAAAATATAGAAATAAGAGATGGTAATAAATTTGTACGTTTAATGCCTAGTAAAAATCCTTGTATTAATTATACAATTAAATTTGATAATGCTGTAATAGGTGAACAACATTATACTTTTGAATTTAGCAAGAAAAATTATATAGAAAATATAGCAAGAGCAAGAACCTTTGGATTTTTAAAAGATGTTCAAGCTCTTAGAAGTATGAATTTAGGACTTGGTGGAAGTTTAGAAAATACTATAGTTGTGGATGAAAATCGTATTTTAAATCCTGAAGGTTTGCGTTTTAAAGATGAATTTGTAAGGCATAAAATTTTAGATGCTATTGGCGATTTAACCTTACTTGGATATCGTGTTTTTGGTGATTATGTTTCTTTTGCAGGAAGTCATCATTTAAATCATTTATTAACTAAAGAGTTGTTAAAAGATAAAGATGCTTATGAAATTGTAAGTCTTGAAAAATCAAATGAAAAAGCTTATGAAAAGGTGTTTGCATAA
- a CDS encoding M23 family metallopeptidase, translating into MIILFFFISKLSIFEKNPPQILMSDVIYTNLKKPISVHIKDDESAIKNVQIILHKDDNNTMVIADEKISNLKDLTLQIALPKLGYKENIKSLILEIVAKDSSLWNFFDGNEARKQIALIIDNTPPKIDIISNSYQIEQGGGAAVVFKVDDDNLDKVYIQTNKGKIFKATPYIKDGYYAALIAWDARDDEFRAFVVASDKAGNISKERIKYYLLNRKYRISNINLTDKFLDGKIENLANQYAPENSNFNRYEKFKFVNETLRDSNEALIHEVTSKVPEEKLEHFDLNLFLPLKNGMKVADFADHRYYSYNGQFISDSYHMGLDLASVAQAPIISNNEGKVVFAQENGIYGLNLILYHGFGVYSLYGHCSSKNINLDEEVARQSIIAKTGTSGLALGDHLHFGILIQGVETRPEQWQDKKWIEDNIYNVLNEGKKIILGKN; encoded by the coding sequence ATGATAATTTTATTTTTTTTTATTTCAAAATTAAGTATTTTTGAAAAAAACCCGCCACAAATTTTAATGTCTGATGTTATATATACAAATCTTAAAAAACCTATTTCAGTTCATATAAAAGATGATGAAAGTGCTATTAAAAATGTACAAATTATATTGCATAAAGATGATAATAACACTATGGTTATAGCCGATGAGAAAATATCTAATTTAAAAGATCTTACTTTACAAATTGCTTTGCCTAAATTAGGATATAAAGAAAATATAAAATCTTTGATTTTAGAAATAGTGGCTAAAGATAGTAGTCTTTGGAATTTTTTTGATGGCAATGAAGCAAGAAAGCAAATTGCTTTAATAATAGATAATACACCACCTAAAATAGATATTATAAGTAATTCTTATCAAATTGAGCAAGGTGGTGGGGCTGCTGTTGTATTTAAAGTTGATGATGATAATTTAGATAAAGTATATATACAAACTAATAAAGGAAAAATTTTTAAGGCTACTCCTTATATAAAGGATGGTTATTATGCTGCTTTGATTGCTTGGGATGCAAGAGATGATGAATTTCGTGCTTTTGTAGTTGCTAGTGATAAAGCAGGTAATATTTCTAAAGAACGTATAAAATATTATTTATTAAACCGAAAATATCGTATTTCAAATATTAATCTCACGGATAAATTTTTAGATGGAAAGATTGAAAATTTAGCTAATCAGTATGCTCCAGAGAATAGTAATTTTAACCGTTATGAAAAATTTAAATTTGTTAATGAAACTTTAAGAGATAGTAATGAAGCATTGATTCACGAAGTGACTTCAAAAGTTCCTGAAGAAAAATTAGAACATTTTGATTTAAATTTATTTTTGCCACTTAAAAATGGTATGAAAGTAGCTGATTTTGCTGATCATAGATATTATTCTTATAATGGGCAATTTATAAGTGATTCTTATCATATGGGACTTGATTTAGCAAGTGTAGCACAAGCTCCTATTATAAGCAATAATGAGGGTAAAGTGGTATTTGCTCAAGAAAATGGTATTTATGGACTTAATTTGATTTTATATCATGGTTTTGGTGTATATAGTCTTTATGGGCATTGTTCTTCTAAAAATATCAATTTAGATGAAGAAGTAGCTCGGCAAAGTATTATAGCAAAAACAGGAACAAGCGGTTTGGCATTAGGAGATCATTTACATTTTGGAATTTTGATTCAAGGGGTTGAAACGCGTCCTGAGCAATGGCAGGATAAAAAATGGATTGAAGATAATATTTATAATGTTTTAAATGAAGGTAAAAAGATAATTTTAGGAAAAAATTAA
- a CDS encoding prephenate dehydrogenase yields MKIVIIGLGLMGGSLGLCLKENQLISCVYGMDANKQNEEEALKLGLIHEVIEFENLYLCDVVFIATPVDAIIKILQKLIILPSSTTIIELGSTKRKIIESVPNNLIKQTLFAHPMTGTENSGPKAAFKELYKDAVCVLCDSEAAHDLHQKRAVEIFSHLGMKIVFMDSKDHDHHAAIISHLPHVISFSLANFVMKEENKRNIVHLAGGSFKGMSRIAKSSPQMWESIFLQNKDNVLNSIDFFQQELEKCKKMIQLNQKNELQEWMQQANTLREIL; encoded by the coding sequence ATGAAAATAGTAATTATAGGACTTGGACTTATGGGAGGTTCTTTGGGGCTTTGTTTGAAAGAAAATCAACTTATATCTTGTGTATATGGTATGGATGCTAATAAACAAAATGAAGAAGAAGCCTTAAAATTAGGGCTTATTCATGAAGTGATAGAATTTGAAAATTTATATTTATGTGATGTTGTTTTTATTGCAACTCCTGTAGATGCCATTATAAAAATTTTACAAAAATTAATTATTTTGCCTTCTAGTACCACAATTATAGAGCTTGGGAGCACTAAAAGAAAAATTATAGAAAGTGTGCCTAATAATTTAATTAAACAAACTCTTTTTGCCCATCCTATGACAGGTACAGAAAATAGTGGCCCAAAAGCAGCTTTTAAAGAACTTTATAAGGATGCAGTTTGTGTGCTTTGTGATAGTGAGGCAGCTCATGATTTGCATCAAAAAAGAGCAGTGGAAATTTTTTCCCATTTGGGGATGAAAATTGTTTTTATGGATAGTAAAGACCATGATCATCATGCAGCCATCATTTCTCATTTGCCTCATGTTATTAGTTTTTCTTTGGCTAATTTTGTCATGAAAGAAGAAAATAAAAGAAATATTGTTCATTTAGCCGGCGGTTCATTTAAGGGTATGAGTAGAATTGCAAAATCTTCTCCGCAAATGTGGGAAAGTATTTTTTTGCAAAATAAAGACAATGTTTTAAATTCTATTGATTTTTTTCAACAAGAATTGGAAAAATGCAAGAAAATGATCCAGTTAAATCAAAAAAATGAATTGCAAGAATGGATGCAACAGGCTAATACTTTAAGGGAAATTTTGTAA
- the bamA gene encoding outer membrane protein assembly factor BamA translates to MKKHFISICALAIITNASTIKDIQFSGLNYLSSTSAIKIMGLKIGDQIDPAKINTAIFNLYKQNYFENIAIEENKGILNIIVTEKPTIAKITITGIASNDRKQIENILGIRKGTLFDETNIKNALERIKAYYETKSYFDTTVEYKKKTLENTDGLELEFIINRGENIIINSVHLSGAKNFSYSDIEPAIVNKEKEFMGWMWGRNDGKLKIFELANDSSRITDEYMKKGYLDIQVSPPYLKTYTDTYKANLTYFIKEGKPYKIKNISIENPLFSLDENTQMLKNLQSKINKTINIENIRKDVKTIEIQSADLGYAFVEVYPDIQKNDQTQEASVVFKVIPHDKVYIRNVIISGNSRTVDRVIRRELYITEGNLYNRTDLSESKNALKRTSYFDDVDIKEEKIDNTHIDLIVDVKEASTGAISGGIGYGSSDGLLLNASLSDTNIFGSGIKSSINIDKSDDTLSGRISLVNPRVADSQYSLGGTLYSNDYEWDNYSEKNYGFDITIGHQFARYYNLSLTYNLEQSNIYHLSPTLLRTGYELGKSIKSSITPGISFNNTDDYYLPRSGIIALTSLEYAGIGGDQKFISSSSKFSFYQGLQDYIGYDVIYRYKASFYKVWNEGYLPINQRIYLGGIRSIRGFESRSVSPKNQWGDEIGGTIAFANSVEFSFPLIDRIKLRGSIFFDYGMIGRKNLDEIKRMSTGIGIEWITPIGPLQLVFAKPLNDKKGDNTSTFEFNLGTRF, encoded by the coding sequence ATGAAAAAACATTTTATTAGTATTTGTGCATTAGCCATAATAACTAATGCAAGCACCATTAAAGATATTCAATTTAGCGGATTAAATTATTTATCCAGTACAAGTGCTATCAAGATTATGGGACTTAAAATAGGAGATCAAATCGATCCTGCAAAAATTAATACTGCTATTTTTAATTTATACAAACAAAATTATTTTGAAAATATTGCCATAGAAGAAAACAAAGGTATTTTAAATATCATTGTTACTGAAAAACCAACTATAGCAAAAATCACTATAACAGGTATAGCATCAAATGATAGAAAACAAATAGAAAATATTTTAGGTATTAGAAAAGGGACATTATTTGATGAAACAAATATTAAAAATGCACTTGAACGCATTAAAGCTTATTATGAAACAAAAAGTTATTTTGATACTACCGTAGAATACAAAAAAAAGACTTTAGAGAATACTGATGGTTTAGAACTTGAATTTATCATTAACCGTGGTGAAAATATTATTATTAACAGTGTTCATTTAAGCGGTGCTAAAAATTTTTCTTATTCTGATATAGAACCAGCTATAGTTAATAAAGAAAAGGAATTTATGGGTTGGATGTGGGGACGCAATGATGGTAAGTTGAAAATTTTTGAACTTGCTAATGATAGCTCAAGAATCACTGACGAATACATGAAAAAAGGTTATTTAGATATTCAAGTTTCTCCTCCTTATCTTAAAACCTATACAGACACTTATAAAGCAAATTTAACCTATTTTATCAAAGAAGGGAAGCCTTATAAAATTAAAAATATAAGCATAGAAAATCCTTTATTTAGCTTAGATGAAAATACACAAATGCTTAAAAACCTACAATCAAAAATTAATAAAACCATCAATATAGAAAATATTAGAAAAGACGTAAAAACTATAGAAATACAAAGTGCGGACTTAGGCTATGCCTTTGTAGAAGTTTATCCTGATATCCAAAAAAATGATCAAACACAAGAAGCTAGCGTTGTATTTAAAGTCATTCCTCATGATAAAGTCTATATAAGAAATGTGATTATTTCAGGAAATTCACGCACAGTTGATCGCGTTATACGCCGTGAACTCTATATAACAGAAGGTAATTTATACAATCGCACAGACTTAAGCGAATCAAAAAATGCTTTAAAAAGAACCTCTTATTTTGATGATGTAGATATTAAAGAAGAAAAAATTGACAATACCCATATTGATTTAATTGTTGATGTCAAAGAAGCCTCAACAGGTGCTATTTCTGGCGGTATTGGCTATGGTTCAAGCGATGGACTTTTACTCAATGCTTCATTATCAGATACTAATATATTTGGATCAGGAATAAAAAGTTCTATAAATATTGACAAAAGCGATGATACCTTATCAGGAAGAATCAGTCTTGTTAATCCACGAGTTGCTGATAGTCAATACAGTCTAGGTGGAACACTTTATTCAAACGATTATGAATGGGATAATTATTCAGAAAAAAATTATGGTTTTGATATTACTATCGGACACCAATTTGCAAGATATTATAATCTAAGTCTAACTTATAATCTTGAACAAAGCAATATTTATCATTTAAGTCCAACACTTTTAAGAACAGGATATGAACTTGGAAAGAGTATTAAAAGTTCTATAACTCCTGGAATTAGCTTTAATAATACAGATGATTATTATCTACCGCGATCAGGTATTATTGCCCTAACAAGTTTAGAATATGCTGGAATTGGAGGGGATCAAAAATTTATTTCTTCAAGTTCTAAATTCAGTTTTTACCAAGGTTTGCAAGATTATATAGGATATGATGTAATCTATCGCTATAAAGCAAGTTTTTATAAAGTATGGAATGAAGGTTATTTACCTATTAATCAAAGAATTTATTTAGGGGGTATTAGATCAATTCGTGGATTTGAAAGCCGTAGCGTAAGTCCTAAAAATCAATGGGGAGATGAAATAGGAGGAACTATAGCTTTTGCTAATTCTGTAGAATTTAGCTTCCCTTTAATTGATAGAATTAAGCTTCGTGGTAGTATCTTTTTTGATTATGGTATGATAGGACGTAAAAATTTAGATGAAATAAAAAGAATGAGTACAGGCATTGGTATTGAATGGATCACTCCAATAGGTCCTTTACAACTCGTTTTTGCTAAACCACTTAATGATAAAAAAGGCGATAATACAAGTACTTTTGAATTTAATCTTGGAACACGCTTTTAA
- the accD gene encoding acetyl-CoA carboxylase, carboxyltransferase subunit beta, translating to MNFADIFSKIRRQQPSTKEAPNHWVKCQSCHALMYYKEIESCFNVCPKCNYHMRISANERIKLLSDENSFIEYDANLEAIDPLKFVDSKSYKKRLNEGENKTGRKSSVISGECEINNLKIQLVVFDFSFMGGSLGSVEGEKIVRAIQRAIANKNPLVIVSASGGARMQESTYSLMQMSKTSAALKLLSKEKLPYISILTDPTMGGVSASFAWLGDLIIAEPEALVGFAGVRVIKQTIGSDLPQGFQKAEFLLEHGLIDAIIPRGEQKQYLYDVLKFFSGK from the coding sequence ATGAATTTTGCAGATATTTTTTCGAAAATAAGAAGACAACAACCTAGCACTAAAGAAGCTCCTAATCATTGGGTTAAATGTCAAAGTTGCCATGCTTTGATGTATTATAAAGAAATAGAATCTTGTTTTAATGTTTGTCCAAAATGTAATTATCATATGAGAATTTCAGCTAATGAACGCATTAAACTTTTAAGTGATGAAAATAGTTTTATTGAATATGATGCTAATTTAGAAGCTATTGATCCTTTAAAATTTGTTGATAGTAAATCTTATAAAAAACGTCTCAATGAAGGAGAAAATAAAACAGGTAGAAAAAGTTCAGTAATTAGTGGAGAATGTGAAATTAATAACTTAAAAATTCAACTTGTTGTATTTGATTTTTCGTTTATGGGGGGATCTTTAGGCTCAGTTGAAGGAGAAAAGATTGTTCGTGCTATTCAAAGAGCTATTGCAAACAAAAATCCCCTTGTTATTGTAAGTGCAAGTGGTGGAGCCAGAATGCAAGAAAGCACATATTCTTTAATGCAAATGAGTAAAACCAGCGCTGCACTTAAACTTCTAAGCAAAGAAAAACTCCCTTATATCAGCATTTTAACTGATCCTACCATGGGCGGAGTTAGCGCTTCTTTTGCCTGGCTTGGAGACTTAATCATAGCTGAGCCTGAAGCCTTAGTAGGCTTTGCTGGTGTAAGAGTTATTAAACAAACCATAGGTTCTGATTTACCTCAAGGTTTTCAAAAAGCAGAATTTTTGCTAGAACATGGACTTATAGATGCTATAATTCCAAGAGGAGAGCAAAAACAATATCTTTATGATGTGCTTAAATTTTTTAGTGGAAAATAA
- a CDS encoding 23S rRNA (pseudouridine(1915)-N(3))-methyltransferase RlmH: MQINIFCIQKNNKLETWNEKYSKLISKYATLKQIHIFNKKISSAQNLGILEAKKSYEEAFIPHKKGYCIVLDEKGKNLTSIEFAKLIQNKNELSFFIGGAYGLREEFTQSLDFKLSLSKLTLAHQFVKILLLEQIYRAFCINNNHPYHK, encoded by the coding sequence TTGCAAATTAATATCTTTTGTATTCAAAAAAATAACAAATTAGAAACCTGGAATGAAAAATACTCCAAACTCATTTCCAAATACGCTACTTTAAAACAAATTCATATCTTTAACAAAAAAATATCCTCTGCTCAAAATTTAGGTATTTTAGAAGCTAAAAAAAGCTATGAAGAAGCTTTTATTCCTCATAAAAAAGGCTATTGTATCGTTCTTGATGAAAAAGGAAAAAATCTTACAAGTATAGAATTTGCAAAACTCATTCAAAATAAAAATGAACTTAGTTTTTTCATAGGTGGAGCCTATGGCCTAAGAGAAGAATTCACTCAAAGTTTAGATTTTAAACTTTCATTAAGTAAACTTACCCTAGCACATCAATTTGTTAAAATTTTACTTTTAGAACAAATTTATCGTGCTTTTTGTATTAATAATAATCATCCTTATCACAAATAG